One region of Mycobacterium riyadhense genomic DNA includes:
- a CDS encoding pseudouridine synthase: MRPAPLPVRDGLGPARVRLRGGGVLDELNARFGAAARAKVLAGEVVDARGRVVDETTVLASGSHVYLYRELPAEVPVPFDIPVLHRDADIVVVDKPHFLATMPRGRHVAQTALVRLRRELDLPELSPAHRLDRLTAGVLLFTTRREVRGRYQTLFARGAVRKTYLARAAVDPALELPRVVRDRIVKRRGNLQAVCEPGAPNAETFVELLSPDGLYRLTPRTGRTHQLRVHMASLGLPIVGDPLYPKVLDIADNDFSTPLRLLAQRIEFKDPVTGSPREFVSRREI, from the coding sequence TTGAGACCCGCGCCGCTGCCGGTTCGCGACGGATTGGGGCCCGCGCGGGTGCGGCTGCGTGGCGGAGGAGTGCTGGACGAGCTGAACGCGCGATTCGGCGCGGCAGCCCGCGCGAAAGTCCTTGCCGGAGAAGTCGTCGACGCCCGCGGCCGCGTGGTTGATGAAACCACCGTGCTGGCCAGCGGCTCGCACGTGTATCTCTACCGTGAGCTGCCCGCCGAAGTGCCGGTGCCCTTTGACATTCCGGTGCTCCATCGGGACGCGGACATCGTGGTCGTCGACAAGCCGCACTTCCTGGCCACCATGCCCAGGGGCCGTCACGTCGCGCAGACCGCGCTGGTGCGGCTGCGCCGGGAACTGGATTTGCCCGAGCTGAGCCCGGCCCACCGGCTGGACCGGCTGACCGCCGGCGTGCTGCTGTTCACCACTCGGCGCGAGGTGCGCGGGCGGTACCAGACGCTGTTCGCGCGGGGCGCGGTACGCAAGACCTACCTGGCCCGGGCGGCCGTTGACCCGGCCCTGGAGCTGCCGCGCGTGGTTCGAGACCGCATCGTCAAGCGGCGGGGCAATCTGCAGGCTGTCTGTGAGCCCGGCGCGCCTAACGCGGAGACGTTCGTGGAGCTGTTATCACCAGACGGTCTGTATCGGCTGACGCCGCGCACCGGACGCACCCACCAGTTAAGGGTTCACATGGCATCGCTGGGCCTGCCGATCGTCGGAGACCCGTTGTACCCGAAGGTGCTTGACATAGCCGACAACGACTTCAGCACGCCGCTGCGACTGCTGGCGCAGCGCATCGAGTTCAAGGATCCTGTGACCGGTTCGCCCCGGGAATTCGTCAGTCGCCGAGAAATCTAG